GCAAAGAGCAACATTACAGCACCGCTCCTGTCGAATATGAAATCGAGATCATCATCCTTGGCAACCTGTTGAATTGCATTAAAAACCTTGTTTTGAACAGGTCTCATTACTTCTTCCTGTTTCAAAAACAGTTCACCACCATTTCCAAATTTTTTGGTTCGGTAGGCTTCGAGGTCTTTTTCAAGTTGTTTAATCTCGGCTTCAATATCAGACTTCATTTGATCAGTGAGAATGAGTTTCCTCTTCTCAAAATCC
This genomic window from Ignavibacteria bacterium contains:
- a CDS encoding OmpH family outer membrane protein, translating into MKLKFIILVIAFATTGLFAQLKIGYVDSDAIMKNLPDAEDAKRQLDALIVEWQNEISKFESDIRLKKEDFEKRKLILTDQMKSDIEAEIKQLEKDLEAYRTKKFGNGGELFLKQEEVMRPVQNKVFNAIQQVAKDDDLDFIFDRSGAVMLLFAKDKYDVTSKVLDKLK